The following DNA comes from Bacteroidales bacterium.
TGTGGACATCTTTCCTGAAAGAAAAAGGCATCACTGTTGTTCATGTAGTATCCAATACCAAATTTGCAAAAAAAGCCGCTGATGCCGGGGTAGATGCTATTGTTGCCGAAGGATTTGAAGCCGGAGGGCATAACGGGCGCGAGGAAACCACCACTATGGTGCTAATTCCCCATGTACGGGAAGTCGTAGATCTACCGTTAATCGCAGCCGGAGGTATCGGCTCGGGACAGGCCATGCTGGCTGCAATGGCCTTAGGTGCCGACGGGGTCCAGCTTGGTTCGTTATTCGCCGCAACCGAAGAATCTTCTGCTCATCCGGCTTTCAAACAATGTATTCTGGATGCCGGGGAAGGGGATACCATGTTGATGATGAAAAAGACAGTGGGTGTACGTTTGCTGAAAAATCCGTTTTTCGATGCAATCAAAGAAGCGGAAGCCAGAGGTGCAGATGCCGATGAACTGAAGACCATTCTTGGAAGAGGCCGGGCCAAATCAGGTATGTTTGAAGGCGATCTGGAAAACGGAGAACTGGAGATCGGCCAGGTAGCATCCATGATCGATACCATCAGTCCGGTAGCCGATGTGATGAAGAAATTAGTGAATGATTACCAGATGGCATTATCACGGTTAAAAAGTTTGTAAAATCGCTCAAATAAATAAAGGACAATTGAATATATTTTTTTTTCAATCAGTTTATTGATAATGATTAATATGATTTTTAACCGGACTTGCCACCTCATCGCAGGTAATTTTCAATGATCCATTTTTAATTTTCAATGATTTAATAACTGCCAATATGAATCTGTTTAAGGACTTTCCCCGTACTTTTTGGGTAGCTAACCTCATAGAATTGTTTGAGCGTTGGGCATGGTACGGTTTCTTTATGTTGTTTGCCAATTATCTCACCGGTTCTTCGGATGCAGGAGGATTGGAGTTTTCCCAAAGCCAGAAAGGTATCCTGATGGGGGTTGGTACGGGTATCCTCTATTTCCTTCCGGTATTGACCGGCGCCATTGCAGACAGGTACGGATATAAGCGAGTGTTGTTTATTTCCTTTGTGATTTATGTATCTGCGTTCATCTTACTGCCCATGTTCTCCACCTTTACCGGGGTTTTTATCATGTATTTATATCTGGCGGTAGGTGCAGCATTATTTAAGCCGGTCATTTCAGCCACCATTGCCAAAACCACTACCGAGAAAACCTCTTCTATCGGATTCGGTATTTTTTATATGATGGTGAATATCGGTGCTTTTTTTGGTCCGATGGTTACTTTATTGTTCAAAGATACTTCTCACCTGATCTTTTATGTATCAGCCGGAATTCTTGCATTGAATTTTATTTTGTTGTTCTTTTACCGGGAGCCCGGGGAGGCAGTTGACCGGCCTTCCGGATCGTTGTGGCAGATCTTCGGACAGATCTTCCGGAATATGGGCAGCATACTGAAAGACGGTAAATTCATGGTATTTTTACTGATCGTGGCGGGATTCTGGACCATGTACAACCAGCTTTTCTTCACACTCCCCGTATTTGTTTCCCAATGGGTGGATACCAGTGCGCTATATAATTTTTTCCATACCTATATTCCTTTTATCAGCAAGAATTATAGTCCTGCACCCGGTGTGATGGATGCCGAGTTCATCACCAACCTGGATGCTTTTTATATCATTCTTTTCCAGATACTGGTTTCCAGTATTGTAATGAAATTAAAACCATTGCATTCCATGATATCCGGATTCATCGTTTGTTCCATTGGTATGGCACTTACACTTGTTTCCCAGAATGTATTGTTTTCCATGCTGGCAATTTTGATTTTTGCTTTGGGAGAAATGGCCGGTTCGCCGAAAATAACGGAGTACATTGGCCGGATCGCACCGGCAGATAAGAAAGCGTTGTATATGGGATATTCTTTTATTCCGGTTTTTGTGGGGAATATCCTGGCAGGTTTGATTTCCGGTGTTGTTTACCAGGGAATGTCGGATAAGGTAATGATCGTACGAAAATTCGTATCGGAAAAAGGATTACAGATACCGGAAGGATTGTCTACCAATGCTTATTTTGAAGAAGTTGCCGGTCAAATGAATTTGGGCGTACAGGAATTGACCAATCTGCTGTGGTCGACCTATCATCCCTCCCGCCTCTGGTCTGTATTACTGGCAGTCGGACTTTGTGCCGCATTCTTTCTTTTCCTTTATGACCGGATGATATCGAAAAAGAAAAGTGATTGAGTAATATACGAATACACCAATAATTCACCTTGCTTTTCAATTTATTCCGCAAGGCTTATAGTTTCTTTTTCGCTACTTTTCAAACT
Coding sequences within:
- a CDS encoding nitronate monooxygenase — protein: MTENSICKLFNIRYPIVSGGMVWCSGWRLAAAVSNAGGLGLIGAGSMYPDVLAEHIKKCQEATQLPFGVNVPLLYPEIDKLMDIIVSSGVKIVFTSAGNPALWTSFLKEKGITVVHVVSNTKFAKKAADAGVDAIVAEGFEAGGHNGREETTTMVLIPHVREVVDLPLIAAGGIGSGQAMLAAMALGADGVQLGSLFAATEESSAHPAFKQCILDAGEGDTMLMMKKTVGVRLLKNPFFDAIKEAEARGADADELKTILGRGRAKSGMFEGDLENGELEIGQVASMIDTISPVADVMKKLVNDYQMALSRLKSL
- a CDS encoding MFS transporter, producing the protein MNLFKDFPRTFWVANLIELFERWAWYGFFMLFANYLTGSSDAGGLEFSQSQKGILMGVGTGILYFLPVLTGAIADRYGYKRVLFISFVIYVSAFILLPMFSTFTGVFIMYLYLAVGAALFKPVISATIAKTTTEKTSSIGFGIFYMMVNIGAFFGPMVTLLFKDTSHLIFYVSAGILALNFILLFFYREPGEAVDRPSGSLWQIFGQIFRNMGSILKDGKFMVFLLIVAGFWTMYNQLFFTLPVFVSQWVDTSALYNFFHTYIPFISKNYSPAPGVMDAEFITNLDAFYIILFQILVSSIVMKLKPLHSMISGFIVCSIGMALTLVSQNVLFSMLAILIFALGEMAGSPKITEYIGRIAPADKKALYMGYSFIPVFVGNILAGLISGVVYQGMSDKVMIVRKFVSEKGLQIPEGLSTNAYFEEVAGQMNLGVQELTNLLWSTYHPSRLWSVLLAVGLCAAFFLFLYDRMISKKKSD